The Cervus canadensis isolate Bull #8, Minnesota chromosome 24, ASM1932006v1, whole genome shotgun sequence nucleotide sequence CTAAAATCTGAGGTTAGACTTGGTGGTTTCTAAGACCTTTGCAAATGGGAGAATCTGTGCATTAACCCTCCACATACCAGTCAACATTTATTAACAAGAATCGTCCTGGGTGATGGGACATTCAGGCAAATAAAACACAACCTCTTCTCTTGCTGAACCCCTGTTCTCACCAAGCGGGTAGGAAAGGCAGGGGGACTGACACATAAATTAGTGTCATCATGGCACTCAGTGGAAGTTGATGATTGTGGTTGGTCAGAGTGGAACGTTGTAGGAACAAAAAGCATTGGCATTGGGGAGGCTTCACAGAGAAGGTGATATCTGAGCTGAGCCTTGAAGGTTGAGCTAGAGTTCAATAGATGGGCAAGAGTATTCCATGGCAGGTGAACCACACATGCAAAGGTATGTTGTAAGAAGAGTGTGAGTTTTTTTGGGAAGAGGAGCTCAGAAgacagactctgtgtgtgtgtatgtgtgtacacacatgtgtgtatagcAGAATAGACTGAGGAGATGGATTTGATCTTGATATTAAAGCTTCTTGAAAGTATAAATTAATTTATCTGAGGACTGGTATTTCCAGGTAGTCCAGAGGACCAGCCCTGGGGGCAGAGGTACTGTAAGTCCACCCCTGGGGACTTAGGGGTGAGATCCCCACTCTGCTTCAGGCAGAACAGCTCCACTTTTCCCTGCTTTATCTACGGGGTTCCGCTCGATTTCATCTGACAAAAAGTTTCCACTGccaaagcaagcaaacaaatacaaaaaaatgtaTGGCCAATATGGCCGCTGAGGGGTTTTCTGATAGGGAGAAGCAGAAAGAAGCCTCTGAAGCAGACTCTGTGGGGGATTTGGGAGAGCAGAGGCCTGATGGCTGACATTCGGGAGAGACGGTCCCTCATTCAGTGTCCTTGGCAGCAGGGGGGAACTTGTAATTAGAAGGTGAGGTACACACACCCCACTGGTAGGGGAGGATCAAAACTCAGGTCTCCCCTAGGGCTGGGGGAAGTGTATGTGATCTCTACTAGGTAGTCCCCCAACTTGGGGGATGGGCTGAgaaagtgggaggggggagaggCAGGAAGTGGGCAACTAGACTAACAAAGGTGCCTGTGGCGGTTTacccagcccaggtgggagggCGGGGCCTAGGTCTCAGCAGGGGCCATGTGTGACTATTGGGAGCTAGGACCCCATTTCAGCTTTTCTGCGGCTGGAGAATGGCGGCTGGGGGGCTGACAATCTCAGGCACTTCTGGAAGTTCCCAGGGCTAGGCCCTAGCATGTCTGATGTTGGGGGAGACCTTTCAGCCCCCTCTCCATTCCCCCAGGGACCATGGGCTGTAGCTGCAGCTCAAACCCAGAAGATGACTGGATGGAAAACATCGATGTATGTGAAAACTGCCACTACCCCATAGTCCCACTGGATAGCAAGACCACGGTAAGAGGCAAGGCAGGGGGCTTGGTGAGGGAATCGGGTGGGATGTAGGTGTGGGGAGAAAGGAACAGATCATCCCTACAGGTCCTGGAGATGACAGCGAGCCCCCCGCCACACAGCAAGGAAAACCCTAGAGAGGGAAAGGGACTcttttaaggtcacacagcaagtggtGGGCAAATTCAGTGAGACGATCCAGCCAAGCTGAAGTGAAGGCGAGCGGGAGAGTGGGGAGGCAAGCCAGGGTCTCACCCAGCCTCCAGCTCTCTGACTTCTCTCATCCCACTCCCACAGCTGCCCATGCGGAATGGCTCTGAAGTGCGTGATCCACTGGTCACCTACGAGGGATCCAACCCCCCAGCTTCTCCACTGCAAGGTGACCTCAACCAGCAGGGCCTGGAAGACAAGGCCTGTGGATCCTTGGCTGTCAGCCTccgtcccctcctctcctccccgaCTTCTAACTCCTGAACTCACCCTCCCAGCCTGCTCCAGAAGTCTTCTCCCTGACTGCCCCTGTCTTTACAGACAACCTGGTTATCGCCCTGCACAGCTATGAGCCTTCTCACGACGGAGACCTGGGCTTCGAGAAGGGTGAACAGCTCCGTATCCTGGAGCAGTGAGTGCCCCCCTTTGCCCTGCCCATCCTGGGGTATCTTCAGTACCGCAAACCCCTGCGGTCCCGGCTTGCAGTGGGAGCCCTTCGGACAAAAATCGGAGGCTCCGGAGTGCTGAGCTGGAGGGTGGGGCGGCATGGCCTAACGAGGGGCTCCGACGGCGGGTTTCCAGCCGAGTCCCAGGCTGTGCAGACCACGCTAACCGCCGCCGTCGCGCAGGAGCGGCGAGTGGTGGAAGGCGCAGTCCCTGACCACGGGCCAGGAAGGTTTCATCCCCTTCAACTTCGTGGCCAAAGCGAACAGCCTGGAGCCCGAACCGTGAGTGGGGACGCGTCGTGGGAATGGTGGGACGCAGATCCAGGGACCTCGGAGCAGAGGCGAGGTGCTAGGGGTGGTGGCGGTGAATGCTTGAGGGTGATAGAGGAAGACTGGACCAGCGGACCAAGGAAGCCTTCGCTTCTGCCTTGAGCAGCTGGTTCTTCAAGACCCTGAGCCGCAAAGACGCGGAGAGGCAGCTCCTGGCGCCGGGGAACACGCACGGGTCCTTCCTGATCCGGGAGAGCGAGAGCACGGCTGGTGAGCCGAGGGGCTGCTGCGGGGCGTCGGGAGGGGGCCGCGGGCTGGGGCCGCTAGCCGAGGTCCGGGGTGCGAGGAGcccgcgggggtggggggcgtgggggCCGCGTTGGCGGAGGGGTGACTCGCTGGAGGCCACCCCTCCCCGTCTTCTGCGTTCCTTCATCCCTTCTTTCGTTCAGGATCGTTTTCACTGTCGGTCCGGGACTTCGACCAGACCCAGGGAGAAGTGGTGAAACATTACAAGATCCGTAACCTGGACAAAGGCGGCTTCTACATCTCGCCCCGCGTCACTTTTCCCGGCTTGCACGAGCTGGTCCGCCATTACATGAGTGAGCGCGGCAGGACTCTTCACCTGGGCCCTACCCTATCAGCCTGTCTCCCCCGGTTCCTCTCAGGggtccccctccaccccccgcccATCTCTCAGCATGCTCcttcattccccccacccccacccaagtgCGTGAGGGGCGGTACCTTGTAGCCTCAGGGATCAGGTGACAGCCCCATTCCTCCCCTGCCTGTCCGTTTCCCCAGGTGGGGACTGagtgagccccccaccccccagtcccgCCTTACTGACAGCCCTTCGCCCCTCCCTTGACCTCGTAGATACTTCGGACGGGCTGTGCACACGGCTGAGCCGCCCCTGCCAGACCCAGAAGCCCCAGAAGCCGTGGTGGGAGGATGAGTGGGAGGTTCCCAGGGAGACGCTGAAGCTGGTGGAGCGGCTGGGGGCTGGCCAGTTCGGAGAGGTGTGGATGGGTGAGTGAGGCCCTCCAGGACTgcgggcaggtggggaggggagtcgTCTATTGAGGTCCTGAGAGTTCTACGACAGTACCCCGAGcgactctctctcacacacacaccctgtttcAGGTCAGCTGTCTGTCTGGCTCTGAGTACATGGGCTGCAAGTGACCCTCCCAATCCTTCTCTGCCCTAGGGTACTACAACGGGCACACGAAGGTGGCAGTCAAGAGCCTGAAGCAGGGCAGCATGTCCCCCGATGCCTTCCTGGCCGAGGCCAACCTCATGAAGCAGCTGCAACACCAGCGGCTGGTCCGGCTCTACGCGGTGGTCACCCAGGAGCCCATCTACATCATCACGGAATATATGGAGAACGGTGGGCGCCATAGCCGTGCGCGGCCGCTGGGGGCGCTGCCGTCTCCTCTGCCCCCTCCGGGAGTGGGGAGGAGATATGCGTGGCTCTGCACTGAGGTTTTTCTAGAGGAATTTTGCTGAGGCCTCAAAGACTGACTTTCAGGGGCGACAAGAGGGTGTGTGGAGAAGATACGGTTTGAACCGTATCTGGGAGCCCAGCTTGAGGAGGCAGACTCtggttgttcagccgctcagtcgtgtcccactctttgcaaccccatggactgcagcatgcaaggcctccctctCAGGTTCTGGAAGAGCACTCAACCCCCATTTTCCCTCACCTGCAGTACTGTTTGCTTTCTTCAAAGCCTTATCTTGATCTAAGGATGCTTGATCTCAGGAGATGAGTAGGTCCATAGCCCCTTTTCTATCTCTTCTGCCCCCAGCCTTGCGGGGTCTGCTCTGTTCCAAGGCCCTCTTTTTCAATTCTTGGTGAGCCTCTCTCTGTCCCTTCCTCCACTGTTGGACAGATTGAGAGCCCAAGGAAgggtaatttaaataaatagaaatttctagGCCCAGCTTTGGGCCAAGTCTCTGTCCCACCTCTGAGGCTCAGTTCCCTCAAGAATAACAGCAGAAATCTAGCAGAAAGTAGTAGTCATTAAGGGCTCTGACTGCTTGGGTTAGAATCCTGGCTTGAggactgtgtggccttgggctgatcacttcacttctctctgccatggtttcctcatctgtaaaatggtgataataatgcaatagtaactttctttttttttttttttattattattttttttttccagtgggttttgtcgtacattgatatgaatcagccatggatttacatgtattcccaatcccgatcccccctcccacctccctctccacccgattcctctgggtcttcccagtgcaccaggccggagcacttgtctcatgcatcccacctgggctgatgatctgtttcaccatagatagtatacatgctgttcttttgaaatatcccaccctcaccttctcccacagagttcaaaagtctgttctgtatttctgtgtctctttttctgttttgcatataaggttatcgttatcacctttctaaattccatatatatgtgttagtatgctgtaatgttatctttctggcttacttcactctgtataatgggctccagcttcatccatctcattaggactggttcaaatgaattctttttaatggctgagtaatattccatggtgtatatgtaccacagcttccttatccattcatctgctgatgggcatctaggttgcttccatgtcctggctattataaacagtgctgcgatgaacattggggtgcatgtgtctctttcagatcgggtttcctcagtgtgtatgcccagaagtgggattgctgggtcatatggcagttctatttccagttttttaagaaatctccacactgttttccatagcggctgtactgcAATAGTAACTTTCTTATAGGATCTTTGTGAGGATGAAAGCTAATGCATATAGAGCAGTTAGGACAGTGCCTGCTGTATAGTAATGGCTCAGTAAGTTTGTTGTTATCTGGCTCTGATTCTTTGGGAGTATAAAATCTGTCCCTCTTTCAGGAAGGGAAAAAAGCTAATTGGCCAATGGATTCTGAAAATGGCAAATAGCAGGCCACCTTCAATTGGTAGTTGCTTGGAGCTctgtgttgagaaggattctgaggttcATTGGAAGTGAGCACTGGGATTGAGTAGCAATATCTGCCATAGACACAATGGAGGAACGACAGGGTCTGTCCACATATTTGCTGCCGTTGGGTGAGGTTTTGTCTCAGTGACTAATTCAGCACTCAAATAGGGACATTCAGGTTGTTGTCATCTTCACACAGGGTTTTAATCTCTTGAGAAGGGCCAATGGTTACTAGCTCTGTTCCAGCCACTCTAATGCCTGGTATTTTCCTAGTTACTCTCTGCTACCAGAAAGATGGTCCCTCACTCCCTCATGATACCTATTttcatattccattttatatattcagCATACATTTATTGCTGTTTACTGTGGGCTGGGAGGAGCTTCCCACGCGCCTcacgtaaagaatccgcctgccaatgcaggagacacaggagacgcaattttggtctctgggtcaggaatatcccctggaggaggaaacggcaacccactccagtattcttgcctggaaaatcccatagacaagaggagcctggtgggctacagtccatggggtcccaaagagccgatacagcttagtgactgagcatgcatgcactgcaGGCTGGGAATATTGATGAACAAAATAAGAATCTTGCTATCAGAGAAACCTTGCTTTAGTTATGCACCCTAGGAAAACCAGTTTATGCCATAGGAAAGTCTTAGcaggaagatgatgatgatgatacaaTTTATTATTCTTGGTACGATGTAGAGAGGCTTTTTAAACGAAGAGTCTAGCTGAGCCATGACCAAAATGAATCTGTAGCAGAAGAAATGGGACAAAGAGACTTTGGAGTGGGAACCCAGTGGTCTATGAGAAAAATCTCACAGTTGTCTAGGGTAGATGGAGTAGAAGAGGCAGGAgtggagggaagagaagaaactGCAGATGTGGACTATGCAGGGCTTGGATGCCTGGCTGAGGAGTTCAGGTTCCACCCCACTGGTGACAAGAAGCTTGCAGACCCCTCCAAGTGGCATCTTAGTCCCCAGGAAAAGGGCATCACACATCTCAGGTACCCTTACTCTGAACACACACTCCTCCATTTTCAGCTCTTACTCTTTCTACCACACATCAGACATGGCCTCTAGACCCCTAGTTAGGGGAGAAGGGTCTGGGAGCTTCCCCCTGGGGCAATTTGGGTCAGCAACTCTTACTTCTGTCCACAGGAAGCCTGGTGGATTTTCTCAAGACCTCCGAAGGCATCAAGCTGACTATCAACAAACTCTTGGACATGGCCGCCCAAGTAAGGAGACTGGGGAGGGGCTGAGCATGGGCACAGGGCAATGGGATGCAGATGTCTGTCCCAGGGCTGCTGACCTGTACCTGGTCTGCAGATCGCAGAGGGCATGGCATTCATTGAAGAACGGAATTATATCCACCGCGACTTGAGGGCTGCCAACATCCTGGTGTCCCATAGCCTGAGCTGCAAGATCGCAGACTTTGGTCTAGCACGCCTCATTGAGGACAACGAGTACACAGCCAGGGAGGGTAGGTATGGGATATGAGGGAAATCAGGGGTCTCTGGGGTCTGGCCTGGCAGACCCTGGTGACCTCACTGCCCTCCCTCCAGGTGCCAAGTTTCCCATTAAGTGGACAGCCCCAGAAGCCATTAACTATGGGACATTCACCATCAAGTCGGACGTGTGGTCTTTCGGGATCCTGCTAACAGAGATTGTCACTCATGGTCGCATCCCTTACCCAGGTCGGGGTCCAGGCTGaaagggtgatggggaagggcaGCAAATTCATGTCTTTCTACTTCCTCCTGGGCTCAGAATGTGAACCTTTCCAGCTGCTTCCTCTCCGTCCTCCTAGGAGTGGCACTCGTGCATCCCCAGTCAGGTGCTACATCTCGTAGGCCTGTCTTCCATTTCTGTCCCTGAATCTCTCTTCCTTCAGTAATCCCAGctcttttatttaattctaacACAGGCAGCCTAGTAGGTAGAAGAGGATTTGGTCTGAGAGGCAAGAggcctgctttcttttttcattttttcccaagatttatttattttaatttctggcCACaccttgcagcacgtgggatcttagttccccaactggggatcaaacctgcacctgctgcattggaaggcagtcttaactgctagaccacTGAGGAAGTTCCCAGAGGCCTGCTTTTTATTACTACATCTGCCACTGATCTTTCTGTTTGACTTTGATCAGATTATTGCTTCTTTCCCCAGTTGTAAAACGTGAGGTTAGAACAGTATTTGACCCATATGAAACACTCAAGAGTGTTAGGTTTTATTATTAATCACTTTGGGCAAGTGActacctttctgagcctcagttgcatGATATGAGAAGCAAGGTTATTTTTGAAAGAGCTTGACTCATAGTAGATGCTCACGAAACACTGACTTCCTTTCCCTCTGAAGCCTTCCATGTCGAGTGAGAGAGATGTGTAAACAACCAATTCCCACCCTCTCCCACTCCTCGCTCTATCTCCTTGAcaaagttctttaccactgaattcAGCCAGGACAGGAATGGAATTTTTTTGGAAGGAACTTGCTAGGAAACTCTggggaaaggaaacagaacacAAAGACAGGGTCGGGAGGTCGTGCTGCCCAGTGGCCAGACTGGCAGAAGCTTCCCACATTCTGAGCAGTGTGCCCAGAACTTTGCTCCTGGGAAGGTTAAAACACCTTAGAATTAGGTGTGAGTGTGCAGGCCTTCCCTGGTCTGGACTTGTCCCATCAAAGAGTTCAAGGGCAGCGCTGGGTAGAAACATACTCTTGTCATCTTGCCAAGAACTCACACTGCTCCCTTAGAGAATTTTTCTCCTAGAAGAATAAAGGCAATGAAAGCACGATGATAAATGGCAACTGACGCATAGTTTCAGGGTCAGGGAAACTATGGGGAGTAATGGGGACCTGGGTAAACTTGCGTCTGCGCCAGCAGATGGTTGCTATTAAGACACCAGGGCCCAAAAAACAGAGCTGTGTTTTTTCAAGAGAAGCCAAAGCTTGGAGTTTTAGGAAAATTTGCCTATTTCCAAATATTGGTGATGATTCAGATtgtttaaaaacacaataaaGGGCCAAGCCAAAGTGGGTCTGTCTGTGGGCTATATTTAGGCTGGGTGTAGCCAATCGGTTTGCACCCTTGACTCTGTCCATCAGTGTTGTTTCCTAGCCTATGTCTTTCCGtgccctgatttttaaatgtgaggGACACCTATCTAGAGGCTCTCCAGGGGCAAGGCTTGAGGAAGAGAAGTCTCTATTGACTAGGTTCCAGTTTGAAGCTTTGTAGGAGTAAAACTATTGTTTTGCTAGGACGTCTAGGAGTTAGGCTTCTCTTCTCaggaaaatgaaggagaaacCAGAGGCCACACAGGTAATTTAGAAACAGGGAGTCTGTTTCTGCTATGACCATTCAGTTCTCCGGACCAGCATCTCTTGGGGTCTACATGTAATGGGCCTCGCTGATGGGGCCAGGATCAGTACAAAGGGAGGGAACTGGTCCCAAGATGACTTCATCTGGGTCACAGAGGGGCCTAGTGAATCTTCTGTGCCCAATGCAGGGTCTGCCTGGCTGAGGCCCAGGATCCACCTGGCTTCCTGATGCAGCATCTCATGTGCCTGTTTCCAAAGCTGGAGAAACTTCTCCACTGTCCTGGCTGTGGGCCCCCATCCTGCGCTGGGCCCTGACAGCACCATCCTTCCCCACCAAATAATAATCATCACCGGTGCTCTTTAtgctccatctcctcctccaggcacCATCCTCAGGGCTGCGTACACACTttctcattcaatcctcacaacatCTCTAGGAGGTGGGAGCTCCTATTATCCCATtttccaaataaggaaactgaggctcaaagaggggCAGTGGGTCACGCAAGGACTCACAGCCAAACACGTGTGTTATTTCATGTTTAAGCCATAGCAGACACTCCAAGTGGCATGACTGACCTTTCGTAGGCACTGCCAGTATAGCCTTACCGTCCTTATCATCGATGAAGACCAAGATCCCTTTGGATTGGTGCTCACACCATACCTGTTGTCAGATATCTTCTTGACCATCACCCTGCCTCTGGGCTTCCGAAGCCTGGAGCCTTGATGTCAGTTCTCCTATTAACCTCTAGGGATGACCAATCCTGAGGTGATTCAGAACCTGGAGCGAGGCTACCGCATGGTACGACCTGACAACTGCCCGGAGGAGTTGTACCAGCTTATGATGCTGTGCTGGAAGGAGCGCCCAGAGGACCGGCCCACTTTTGACTACCTGCGCAGCGTGTTGGAGGACTTCTTCACGGCCACGGAGGGCCAATACCAACCCCAACCCTGAGGGCTGTAGGTGACTGGGGCTTGCAGCCCTCCCACCATCTTAGCCAACCTGGCTGGGGGAGGTGCCGTTCCTGTGTCATACCCATGTGGCCTATGCACACTTGGACTCAGCATGTGAATCCCGCCCATGTGCGACACATACACTTCTCATGTCTTACACACAGGATCTGTAGTTGCGTGGGCTTTGCACATGTGTCTTGTACATGTGTGGCCTGTGCATATATGTCTTGGACACTTGTCCAAGTTGTCTCTTTCTGGGTGCCCCCCTGACTTCCAAGACCAccaaagagaggagagaggctgTGATTAACACCTGCTTCTccctgcccccttttcctttcccctggtcatcaagatgctctttgaGGGCTGGGACCTTATCTAAAATACCTCTGTGTGCTCCTCTTTGGTGTTGGCACACAtaaggagctcaataaatatctgttggcGAAGATTGTACATCTTTCTGCTGCCCACTCCAGTCTCCTCTTccctgcggggggcgggggggagtggACGTTCCGAAGATGGACACTGAGGCACCCTGATTTGGGGTGAAAGGTGGGAGGGATGAAGGTATGTCTGAACTTTTTCCAGCCCTGCTGATGTTGGGTGCCAAGAGAAGGTCCTTATACTTTGCGGTATGTGTTTTTTAAACCCCTTCAAACCTCCACCCCAAAGAATTATGGGCACCCTAGCCAGAACCTCCTAGAGAGTAGATGTGTCCCAAGACCCTTCCTTTCCCATTGTACAAGGGTGACTGCCTTTTCCTTTTTACAGCTACTGATTCAAGAGCTATATGTTCTGATTCACCTTTAAGGTGTTTTTAAACATTGAGTTAATCCactcacttaacaaatatttattgaacatttactgtgcactAGGCAGTGGATAAGATCTCTGGGGAGCTTACAGGGAAGATAGACAGTAAgcatcacaaaaaaataaatggtatGGTATGCTGCAAGATGATAGTGGTAAGGGGAAAATAGAACAAGGAAAGAGGGATTAAGAATGTCATATTTGGGGGAGATTTGTAGTTTTAAAGAGGGTGGACTAGGAAGGTCTCATCGAGAAGGTGAATTTTGAGCAAAGATTTGAAGGAGGTGAAGGAGTAAGTGGTATAGGGGAGGAGcactcaggcagagggaacagcctgaGGCAGAAACTTGAGACACAAAGGGCAAGCTCTGAGACATAAAGGCTGCCTGAGGGAGGAGGGTAGATCCTATGGGGCCTGGGCCTGTGGCTTCTGCAGGAGCCATTTTGAGactcacattttaaaaggatgGCTCTTACTGCTGTCTTAAAAACAGACTGAGagccttccctgatggtccagtggaagactccatgcttccactgcagggggcatgggtttgattgctCTTCCGGGAattaagatcttgcatgccaaggcacagccaaaaagtaaatgtGTGCTGGGTGCTAAGCCCCTGcatttgtgtccagctcttgcgacTCGTGGACCGTAGCCTATCtacaggggttctccaggcaaggatactggagtgggttgccattttcttctccagggtatcttcccgacccagggatcaaacttgagtctcttatgtctcctggattgtcaggcaggttctttaattaaattaagtagggcttctctggtggctccatggtaaagaagctgccgccagtgtaggagacatgggttccatccttgatctGGGGAGATTCTATATggtgcagagcaacaaagcctgtgcaccataactaccgaacctgtgctctagagcctgggagccgcaactgaAGGCTCTGTGCCTTAGAGCCCATACTCCGAAAccagagaagccattgcaatgagaagccgaaGCACAGCACCAAGACAGTAGCCTCCGCTCGCCAAAATTAGAGAAAAACCTGCCCAGCAGTGaggacccaacacaaccaaaaaaaaaaaaaaaaattataaaaaaaattaatcaaaaaaaagaaaagaagatagaCTGAGTTAGCAGCCAGTTTATAAAACTGGGGCAGTTTGGCATAAAACTCCAGATTTCTGTCTTCTCTTGAGAAAACAGCAAGATTTGGCTCCTTTGGGTTTACCTGGCCTCATGGAGCTGAGTAATGGCCACCGCCTTTAGGTGGGGCATGAGCTCTGCCTTTCACACCCTATTGCTCTCAGATTATGAACCTAAGTGTTcgtggctaattttttttttttgtggctatTTATCATCATGCTTATGCTATGGTTTTTATAATAAAGAGGCAAATGAAAATTTTTGCACACTGTATTTCTATTACaaagtgtgaaaattaaagaTGCCTGAAGATGGCAGTGTGTTTGAAGAAAGATGGGAGGACATATTTctttatgaaagtaaaaaaagaatccaattttaaaaataagcaaagtacCTGACTCAAACCAATATAACTATAATATAAATCCACTCATTTATACCACC carries:
- the LCK gene encoding tyrosine-protein kinase Lck, with the protein product MGCSCSSNPEDDWMENIDVCENCHYPIVPLDSKTTLPMRNGSEVRDPLVTYEGSNPPASPLQDNLVIALHSYEPSHDGDLGFEKGEQLRILEQSGEWWKAQSLTTGQEGFIPFNFVAKANSLEPEPWFFKTLSRKDAERQLLAPGNTHGSFLIRESESTAGSFSLSVRDFDQTQGEVVKHYKIRNLDKGGFYISPRVTFPGLHELVRHYMNTSDGLCTRLSRPCQTQKPQKPWWEDEWEVPRETLKLVERLGAGQFGEVWMGYYNGHTKVAVKSLKQGSMSPDAFLAEANLMKQLQHQRLVRLYAVVTQEPIYIITEYMENGSLVDFLKTSEGIKLTINKLLDMAAQIAEGMAFIEERNYIHRDLRAANILVSHSLSCKIADFGLARLIEDNEYTAREGAKFPIKWTAPEAINYGTFTIKSDVWSFGILLTEIVTHGRIPYPGMTNPEVIQNLERGYRMVRPDNCPEELYQLMMLCWKERPEDRPTFDYLRSVLEDFFTATEGQYQPQP